From the Penicillium oxalicum strain HP7-1 chromosome V, whole genome shotgun sequence genome, one window contains:
- a CDS encoding Small nuclear ribonucleoprotein E — MAPRKTLLAPIHFIFSLLQKRSTVSIWLYEQLAFRIEGKIRGFDEFMNLVVDDAVEVRLATKTEEEKRRPLGQILLKGDNVSLIQAV, encoded by the exons ATGGCGCCCCGAAAGACCTTGCTGGCTCCCATCCACTTCATTTTCAGCTTGTTGCAAAAGCGCAGCACGGTCTCCATCTGGCTCTACGAGCAGCTTGCGTTCCGCATCGAGGGAAAGATCAGG GGATTTGATGAGTTCATGAACctggtggtggatgacgCTGTTGAGGTCCGCCTAGCTACGaaaaccgaggaagagaagcggAGACCTCTGG GCCAAATCCTGCTCAAGGGTGACAATGTTTCCCTCATCCAGGCCGTTTGA
- a CDS encoding Protein rot1 yields MLAIWTLLVGLVAATTVDELVGTWSTKSRNVLTGSGFYDPLRDRFIEPNLTGISYSFSSDGYYEQALYRALANPADPSCPTGMMQWQHGSYILLSNGSLVLTPIAVDGRQLLSEPCKKDSSTYIRYNNTELVKAFSVRIDPYHGIRRLDLTQGDGKIMQPMYLAYQTPKMLPTSTLNPTPTSSRKKRDLSASNLHLVIKEELVNSDRWWWTGLLMTSLGGVAFLCS; encoded by the exons ATGCTCGCGATCTGGACTCTGCTGGTTGGGTTGGTGGCAGCGACCACTGTGGATGAGCTGGTCGGGACATGGTCGACGAAGTCTCGCAATGTGCTAACAGGATCA GGCTTCTACGATCCTCTTCGTGATCGATTCATTGAGCCCAACTTGACTGGCATCTCCTACTCATTTTCTTCTGACGGCTACTATGAACAAGCCCTCTACCGCGCTCTAGCCAATC CCGCTGATCCATCATGTCCCACCGGAATGATGCAATGGCAGCATGGCTCTTATATCTTGCTCTCCAACGGTTCTTTGGTCTTGACTCCTATCGCGGTTGATGGGCGACAGTTACTCTCGGAACCGTGCAAGAAAGACAGCAGTACCTATATCCGTTACAACAACACCGAGCTTGTTAAA GCGTTCTCTGTGCGAATTGACCCATACCACGGCATTCGAAGATTGGACCTGACACAGGGTGATGGCAAAATTATGCAGCCAATGTATCTTGCGTATCAAACACCAAAGATGCTTCCAACCTCAACCTTAAATCCTACGCCAACCAGCTCCCGGAAGAAGCGCGATTTGTCTGCATCAAACCTTCATTTGGTTATTAAGGAAGAGCTTGTCAATTCGgatcggtggtggtggacgGGACTCTTGATGACCTCTCTCGGTGGAGTAGCTTTTTTGTGTTCCTAG
- a CDS encoding Nucleoporin, producing MSYPTLPASFAPPTPQRPLPGAWMQTPAVARHGSFQSPPQQQPQQSHQQPQKPQQQQQPPQPQPPAIASQSSFMSRIPQVASQPQSQPLSTEERGARTINETLLKESRYPDLDSYLSQGFSSEYDIPVSQSWAPFQKVKMYNIPDQIFDQYNRAQVSTSMGLFAELNHAWVSIDNALYLWDFTHPSPQLVGFEDQPNSINAVKLLRPRAGVFLPAISHLLVVATTAEVILLGMGVEPTANGSKQVTLYQTGMSASIRGLDINVFASSDATGRIFFGGLSDNDVYELTYQQEEGWFQNRCRKINHTSSRLSAFAPSLSFSNLAALAQKTTEYVEQMVIDDSRRLLYTLSSTSTIRVFHMKEDGAITLAITKAALDIYSNIGHIIASNETLNPKVKIVSISPVPAAEASRYHLVATTATGYRIYLSATNAYSWSPSSNGSSAPTSMQAQHVKTPPVDNNAAFAAVSAPTEYGMSRLNAAVTKFPIQSLSPTRMATRFPPGFFFCFTCKDATQKMDTLFISSPDPGRLNHQPESVNIAKTAESAVWLSLGGRAEDIGLCSSGPAGISGGGFGNELAVQFDQGAAEIAILTNSGIHVIRRRRLVDVFAALARSRGSADGEVGLEQEVVNFIKAYGRNNETVATALAVACGQGVEVSPDQRLTPINDPEVLEFARRVFIEQGGRPVPDENTVQDNVTPAIDTIHLSPRHDGIALYISRLLRSIWKMNITRVVKGPNGATSVSASVGAAKLRSIQHDLSSLQEFFKVNKSFIEGLTGPEELARVSNKQQETALQAEHRALHSLVQLVSHTIEGISFVLVLFDERVDEIVASLPDESKERFLKLTFEELFSTGKGREIAKELVKGIVNRNIAKGSNVETVADALRRRCGSFCSAEDVVIFKAQEQLKRATEAGANSELGRNLLNESLLLFQQVAENLPMDYLVSAVDNYIINQFFAGAISLALHVAQRSDKASMALSWIMDGRPDQDPRKQYFSFRQQCYDLVFKVILAVDTQAASDPHVIDGQLTVIAKRQNEAYGVISDSSDEVFLTSLYDWYLEQGWSERLLQTQSSFVVSYLQRKSNDDIAHADLLWQYYAQSQRFFEAAESAHEYLGRARANCSTLTRDVGRQERQRLLQEISNLIDVANIQDDLLQRLKDDERIAAERKPEVLAEVDGPVSDISTLFNHYADPAGYHDICLQIFFIGDYRNAADIKTMWQKLIQEVHERTVERGTPQPFEAVVEKVRSLGSRLRMSETVFPIRELLPMLERYSLEFQRSVSASYWVVDLFLDLGVAHDSLFTVLEAMFYTDEAPFHGSNRRYIAKDLLYLVEGWFRESARLGGLVFGGESQAERVSEILVMIMQAGTATPEISERCQELRQRIQDLLR from the exons ATGTCGTATCCGACCCTGCCCGCCAGTTTCGCGCCCCCGACGCCTCAGCGTCCTCTTCCTGGAGCATGGATGCAAACCCCTGCTGTCGCTCGTCATGGGTCATTCCAGTCGCCCCCTCAACAGCAACCCCAGCAGTCCCATCAACAACCACAAAAGcctcagcaacagcagcagccgccgcagccgcagcccCCAGCCATTGCGTCCCAATCTTCGTTCATGTCTCGAATCCCTCAAGTCGCGTCGCAACCTCAATCTCAGCCATTAAGCACGGAGGAACGTGGTGCGCGCACTATCAATGAGACTCTTCTGAAAGAGTCACGGTATCCTGACCTCGACAGCTATCTGTCTC AGGGCTTCTCTTCCGAATACGACATCCCGGTATCGCAATCATGGGCGCCCTTTCAAAAAGTGAAGATGTACAACATTCCCGATCAAATTTTCGACCAGTACAATCGCGCACAAGTATCCACGAGCATGGGTCTGTTCGCGGAGCTGAATCACGCGTGGGTTTCGATCGATAATGCACTCTACCTGTGGGACTTTACCCACCCAAGTCCTCAATTGGTCGGATTCGAGGATCAGCCAAACAGTATCAACGCTGTCAAGCTATTACGTCCTCGTGCTGGGGTATTCTTACCCGCGATTTCTCATCTGTTAGTTGTGGCTACGACCGCAGAAGTTATCTTGCTTGGCATGGGCGTGGAACCAACAGCGAATGGATCAAAGCAAGTCACTCTCTATCAGACAGGCATGTCGGCGTCCATTCGAGGGTTGGATATCAATGTTTTCGCCTCGTCGGATGCCACAGGTCGCATTTTCTTCGGAGGACTGTCTGACAACGATGTCTACGAGCTTACATATCAGCAAGAGGAGGGCTGGTTCCAAAATCGATGCCGAAAGATCAATCATACCAGCTCGAGGCTTTCTGCTTTCGCGCCATCATTAAGCTTCTCAAACCTGGCTGCTCTGGCTCAGAAGACCACCGAGTATGTCGAACAGATGGTGATCGACGACAGCCGGCGACTTCTCTACACTCTGTCATCAACTTCTACAATTCGAGTGTTTCACATGAAAGAAGACGGGGCGATTACCCTTGCGATCACCAAGGCGGCGCTGGACATCTATTCAAATATCGGACATATTATCGCATCAAATGAGACGCTGAATCCCAAGGTCAAGATTGTTTCGATCAGTCCTGTCCCAGCAGCAGAAGCATCTCGATACCATCTCGTGGCGACGACAGCCACTGGTTATCGAATTTATCTGAGCGCAACCAACGCGTACAGCTGGTCGCCTTCATCTAACGGTAGCAGCGCACCCACAAGTATGCAAGCGCAACATGTGAAGACGCCACCAGTGGACAATAATGCAGCTTTTGCCGCCGTGTCGGCGCCTACTGAGTATGGAATGTCCCGCCTCAATGCAGCTGTGACGAAGTTCCCGATCCAGTCCTTATCGCCAACCCGAATGGCCACCCGGTTTCCACCGGgattcttcttttgctttaCCTGCAAAGATGCCACTCAAAAGATGGATACCTTGttcatctcttcccccgaCCCCGGTCGCCTCAATCATCAGCCAGAGAGCGTAAATATTGCCAAGACAGCCGAGTCGGCCGTCTGGCTCAGCCTCGGTGGAAGAGCAGAGGATATTGGCTTGTGCTCCAGTGGACCGGCCGGGATTTCGGGAGGTGGATTTGGCAATGAACTCGCTGTCCAATTTGACCAGGGAGCCGCTGAGATTGCAATCTTGACCAACAGTGGGATTCACGTGATCCGTCGCAGACGCCTAGTGGACGTTTTCGCGGCGTTGGCGCGTAGCCGCGGCAGTGCGGACGGCGAAGTAGGTCTTGAACAGGAGGTCGTCAACTTCATCAAGGCGTACGGTCGCAACAACGAAACTGTGGCTACTGCCCTCGCGGTTGCGTGTGGCCAAGGCGTGGAGGTGTCTCCTGACCAGAGACTTACACCGATAAATGACCCGGAAGTACTGGAATTTGCTCGCCGGGTCTTCATTGAACAAGGCGGTCGGCCAGTGCCTGATGAGAACACTGTCCAGGACAATGTGACTCCTGCCATTGACACCATTCATCTTTCTCCCCGTCATGACGGCATTGCATTATACATCTCCCGCCTGCTACGATCCATCTGGAAAATGAACATTACCCGGGTGGTTAAGGGGCCTAATGGTGCAACTTCTGTGTCTGCCTCGGTAGGTGCCGCTAAGCTGCGTTCTATTCAGCATGATCTGTCCTCGCTTCAGGAGTTCTTCAAGGTCAACAAGAGCTTCATCGAGGGCTTGACTGGGCCTGAAGAGCTGGCCCGTGTGTCCAATAAGCAGCAAGAGACCGCATTGCAAGCGGAGCACCGTGCTTTGCATTCCCTCGTGCAACTTGTGTCGCACACAATCGAGGGCATCTCATTCGTGCTGGTATTATTCGATGAACGCGTGGATGAGATCGTGGCTTCTCTTCCCGACGAGTCCAAGGAACGATTCCTGAAGTTGACATTTGAGGAGCTGTTCAGTACTGGCAAAGGTCGCGAGATTGCCAAAGAACTTGTCAAGGGAATTGTGAACCGCAACATCGCCAAGGGATCCAACGTGGAGACCGTGGCTGATGCCCTTCGCCGCCGGTGTGGTAGTTTCTGTAGTGCAGAGGATGTTGTCATCTTCAAGGCCCAGGAGCAGCTCAAGCGGGCGACAGAGGCTGGCGCCAACTCTGAACTAGGTCGAAACCTGCTGAATGAGAGTTTGCTCTTGTTCCAGCAGGTTGCCGAGAATCTTCCCATGGATTACTTGGTATCTGCTGTCGACAACTACATCATCAATCAATTTTTCGCCG GTGCGATTTCCCTCGCTCTCCATGTGGCACAGCGCTCAGACAAGGCAAGCATGGCTCTCTCCTGGATTATGGATGGACGCCCTGATCAG GACCCTCGCAAGCAATACTTTTCGTTCCGCCAACAATGCTATGATTTGGTTTTCAAGGTCATTCTGGCTGTTGATACCCAAGCTGCCTCTGATCCCCATGTCATTGATGGCCAACTCACCGTGATCGCTAAGCGACAGAATGAGGCATACGGCGTCATCTCTGATTCGTCTGACGAAGTCTTCCTGACTAGCCTGTACGACTGGTACTTGGAACAGGGCTGGAGCGAACGGCTTCTTCAGACCCAGTCGTCCTTTGTTGTGAGCTACCTCCAGCGCAAGTCAAATGATGATATCGCCCATGCCGATCTGCTTTGGCAATACTACGCCCAGTCCCAGCGATTCTTCGAGGCGGCGGAG TCGGCGCATGAATACTTGGGCCGAGCTCGCGCGAATTGCTCGACGTTGACCCGTGATGTTGGGCGTCAGGAGCGTCAGCGCTTGCTGCAGGAGATCTCCAACCTGATCGATGTTGCAAACATTCAAGACGATCTCCTTCAACGCTTGAAAGATGATGAGCGTATTGCTGCGGAGCGCAAACCGGAAGTACTGGCGGAAGTGGATGGTCCGGTCTCGGATATCAGTACA CTCTTCAATCACTATGCAGACCCCGCAGGTTACCATGATATCTGCCTtcagatcttcttcattggtGACTATCGCAACGCGGCGGACATCAAGACCATGTGGCAGAAACTGATTCAAGAGGTGCACGAACGTACCGTGGAACGCGGTACACCCCAACCTTTCGAGGCGGTTGTTGAGAAAGTCCGAAGCCTGGGCAGCCGCCTTCGAATGTCCGAGACCGTCTTCCCCATCCGCGAACTTCTGCCCATGCTCGAGCGGTACTCGCTTGAATTCCAGCGTAGCGTGAGTGCAAGCTACTGGGTGGTCGACCTGTTCCTGGATCTAGGAGTCGCCCACGACTCGCTCTTCACCGTTCTCGAGGCCATGTTCTACACGGACGAAGCCCCGTTCCATGGGTCCAACCGCCGGTATATTGCCAAGGATTTGCTTTACCTGGTGGAAGGGTGGTTCCGGGAAAGTGCGCGCTTGGGCGGCTTAGTGTTTGGAGGCGAATCGCAAGCTGAGCGTGTCTCTGAGATTctggtgatgatcatgcAGGCCGGAACTGCAACACCGGAGATCAGTGAGAGGTGTCAAGAGTTGCGGCAACGGATCCAGGATCTGCTACGCTAA